A genomic stretch from Pochonia chlamydosporia 170 chromosome 4, whole genome shotgun sequence includes:
- a CDS encoding glutamyl-tRNA(Gln) amidotransferase, B subunit (similar to Neosartorya fischeri NRRL 181 XP_001263319.1) has protein sequence MLRMRRVTISEIGGYLLDGRLSQQGCLVGRRSLARSTAAALRHLAPSPGLFRAASTAAVPASSVTKPVIPLRKQLKEEAKLAKKQNKKKSKGDSQTVDGWELTVGIEIHAQLNTARKLFSPATTSFNDEPNSHVALFDVSMPGSQPLIQKETLLPALRAALALNCDIQSTSRFDRKHYFWWDQPAGYQITQYYEPFAKNGHITLHARDGIAAEDGESVTVGIKQVQLEQDTAKTLGQGENVQWLDFNRVGVPLIEIITEPDMHHPRTAAAFVRKVQLLLNAVDTCVSGMETGGLRADVNVSVRKSDDPSRKLGTRTEIKNLSTIKAVEDAIIAERDRQIRELEAGGVIAGETRGWSLGSKETRRLRGKEGEVDYRYMPDPDIAPLVIGNDLIEHLRSSLAVLPDAELDTLINDFGLTAKDSLSLITLDNGARVQYFYKVLDSIDKRMQSEFGNGSDESKPEFKEYATLAANWVTHELGRLTTYKAGPFATGELSFTADGECAQVPSVSLSQLLYHLSRNQITGKVAKELLLSIYLDELQGDVDAAIEANNLWFKEISEAEYRQLADEAVEGEDKVLQEFVDYKKFPQGKLMYLVGKMMRMGPAERIDPTTAEAVMRARVGVTTAKQAVV, from the coding sequence ATGCTCAGAATGAGGCGAGTGACCATCTCAGAGATAGGGGGATATCTCCTTGACGGGAGACTCTCGCAGCAAGGCTGTTTGGTTGGCCGACGCTCCCTTGCAAGGAGTACTGCCGCAGCCTTGCGACACTTGGCTCCTTCGCCTGGGTTATTCCGAGCTGCATCTACCGCTGCAGTACCCGCTTCCTCTGTGACAAAACCAGTCATTCCTCTGCGGAAGCAGTTAAAGGAAGAGGCAAAGcttgcaaagaagcagaacaaaaagaagtcAAAGGGTGACTCTCAGACCGTGGATGGTTGGGAATTGACTGTGGGCATTGAAATACATGCCCAGCTCAATACAGCCCGGAAGCTCTTTTCGCCTGCTACCACATCATTCAACGATGAGCCCAATAGTCATGTCGCTCTGTTTGACGTCTCAATGCCTGGGAGCCAACCTCTGATACAGAAAGAAACACTACTTCCAGCATTACGTGCTGCGTTGGCTCTTAACTGCGATATACAATCTACCAGTCGTTTCGACAGAAAACACTATTTCTGGTGGGACCAGCCGGCTGGATATCAAATCACACAATACTACGAGCCCTTTGCCAAGAATGGTCATATCACTCTGCATGCCCGGGATGGTATTGCCGCTGAAGATGGCGAAAGTGTTACTGTTGGCATAAAACAAGTCCAGCTCGAGCAAGATACCGCCAAGACATTGGGACAAGGCGAAAATGTGCAGTGGCTAGATTTCAACCGAGTTGGCGTACCTCTCATTGAAATCATAACGGAGCCCGACATGCACCATCCTCGAACGGCAGCCGCGTTTGTTCGAAAAGTCCAGCTGCTGCTCAATGCTGTTGACACTTGTGTTTCAGGAATGGAGACTGGCGGCCTTAGAGCCGACGTGAATGTATCAGTCCGCAAATCTGACGACCCATCTCGCAAGTTGGGCACAAGGACGGAAATCAAGAACCTCAGCACCATCAAGGCAGTGGAGGACGCCATCATCGCTGAGAGGGACCGCCAGATTCGAGAGCTAGAAGCTGGGGGTGTGATCGCGGGCGAGACTCGAGGCTGGTCTCTTGGATCGAAGGAGACTCGAAGGCTGAGGGGCAAGGAGGGCGAGGTCGACTACCGCTACATGCCCGATCCCGACATTGCGCCACTCGTGATTGGAAACGATCTGATTGAGCATCTGCGGAGCTCCTTAGCCGTCTTGCCTGATGCTGAGCTTGACACCTTGATAAACGATTTCGGCCTGACAGCAAAAGACTCACTTTCTCTTATTACTTTGGACAATGGAGCCAGGGTTCAATACTTTTACAAGGTTTTGGACAGTATCGACAAAAGAATGCAATCCGAATTTGGAAACGGAAGCGATGAGTCAAAGCCCGAGTTCAAGGAGTATGCAACTCTTGCTGCGAACTGGGTCACGCATGAACTTGGACGCTTGACAACATATAAGGCGGGGCCATTCGCCACCGGCGAGTTGTCATTCACGGCTGACGGGGAATGTGCCCAAGTTCCTTCTGTTAGTTTGTCGCAACTCCTTTATCATCTGTCTCGCAATCAAATCACAGGCAAGGTAGCTAAAGAGCTTCTTCTATCGATTTAtcttgatgagcttcaagGCGATGTGGATGCGGCCATCGAGGCTAATAACTTGTGGTTCAAAGAAATCTCGGAAGCCGAGTATCGTCAGTTGGCAGACGAAGCCGTGGAAGGAGAAGATAAGGTTTTGCAAGAATTTGTTGATTACAAGAAGTTTCCGCAAGGAAAGTTGATGTATCTTGTTGGCaagatgatgagaatgggCCCTGCGGAGCGCATTGATCCCACAACTGCGGAAGCAGTCATGCGAGCACGGGTTGGAGTCACAACTGCGAAGCAGGCGGTGGTGTGa
- a CDS encoding phenylalanyl-tRNA synthetase alpha chain (similar to Aspergillus terreus NIH2624 XP_001218155.1), with protein MAAPTETPAGDLATQVLHALDKNSPLLSSEAFPAIPSTEVKGALDRLASRDMVKYETIDREEAILEPEGEQIAANGSHEARVFEALRSAVEGLTIQELEKTIGDKNVVKIGQGRAFREKWISKTQDGKFKAAKESIKDVTKEQMQTIQSTKSYPDAKMLADLKKRKLVRTQKIISFKVQKGDKFALKIPEVATDLTADMIASGSWKTATFKGYNFKALGADQQSGALHPLNKVRSELRQIFFEMGFQEMATDKFVESGFWNFDSLFVPQQHPARDMQDTFYVSDPKLADMPRAEDPSDKADYQAYWDNVKAVHQDGKYGSIGYRYPWSGEESKKLVLRTHTTAISANMLYKLAQQKGPDGRPPPARYFSIDRVFRNETVDATHLAEFHQVEGVIADYDLTLGGLMEFMDIFFGKMGITDLKYKCAYNPYTEPSMEIFSYHKGLGKLVEIGNSGMFRAEMLESMGLPKDMRVFGWGLSLERPTMIKYGISNIRELLGHKVDLNFMRNSPAVRLDKA; from the exons ATGGCGGCCCCGACCGAGACTCCCGCCGGGGACCTTGCGACCCAAGTCCTGCATGCGTTGGACAAGAATTCACCCCTCCTCTCGTCTGAGGCCTTCCCCGCGATCCCCTCCACCGAGGTCAAGGGTGCGCTCGACAGACTTGCCTCCCGTGACATGGTCAAGTACGAAACGATCGACCGAGAAGAAGCCATTCTAGAGCCCGAGGGCGAGCAGATTGCCGCCAATGGCAGCCACGAAGCCCGTGTTTTCGAAGCCTTGCGCTCTGCGGTGGAGGGGCTGACTATCCAGGAACTCGAGAAGACTATCGGGGACAAGAATGTCGTCAAGATTGGTCAGGGACGAGCTTTCAGAGAGAAGTGGATTTCCAAGACTCAGG ATGGCAAGTTCAAAGCTGCC AAAGAATCCATCAAGGACGTCACCAAGGAACAGATGCAGACCATCCAGTCAACGAAATCATACCCCGACGCCAAGATGCTCGCTGATCTGAAGAAGCGCAAACTCGTCCGAACCCAAAAGATTATCAGCTTCAAGGTCCAAAAGGGCGACAAGTTTGCCCTCAAAATCCCCGAGGTGGCCACCGACCTGACGGCCGACATGATTGCCAGCGGGTCATGGAAGACGGCTACCTTCAAGGGCTACAACTTCAAGGCATTGGGCGCGGAccagcagtctggtgccctGCATCCCCTCAACAAGGTCCGATCTGAGCTGAGGCAGATTTTCTTTGAGATGGGGTTCCAGGAGATGGCTACAGACAA GTTCGTCGAGTCTGGGTTCTGGAACTTTGACTCGCTGTTCGTGCCGCAACAACATCCTGCTCGTGATATGCAGGATACT TTTTACGTCTCAGACCCCAAGCTGGCAGACATGCCTAGGGCGGAAGATCCAAGTGACAAGGCTGATTATCAGGCTTACTGGGATAATGTAAAGGCTGTACATCAG GACGGCAAATACGGCTCGATCGGCTATCGATACCCCTGGTCTGGAGAAGAGTCCAAGAAGCTCGTCCTTCGAACGCACACCACAGCCATCAGTGCCAACATGCTTTACAAACTTGCGCAGCAAAAGGGTCCGGATGGTCGGCCCCCGCCAGCCCGTTACTTTTCCATCGATCGTGTGTTCCGTAACGAAACCGTCGACGCCACGCATTTGGCAGAGTTCCACCAGGTTGAGGGTGTCATTGCGGACTACGACTTGACCTTGGGTGGTCTCATGGAG TTTATGGACAttttctttggcaagatgggcatTACCGACCTCAAGTACAAGTGTGCTTACAACCCTT ATACTGAGCCCAGTATGGAAATCTTCTCTTATC ACAAGGGCCTCGGAAAGCTTGTCGAAATCGGCAACAGTGGCATGTTCCGTGCTGAAATGTTGGAATCTATGGGTTTGCC TAAGGACATGCGAGTTTTCGGCTGGGGTCTGTCTCTTGAACGCCCCACCATGATCAAGTATGGCATCTCAAACATTCGCGAACTGTTGGGTCACAAGGTCGATCTCAACTTTATGCGCAACAGCCCCGCGGTGCGTTTGGATAAGGCGTAA
- a CDS encoding alpha-N-arabinofuranosidase precursor (similar to Aspergillus terreus NIH2624 XP_001216560.1): protein MFSQAHVVALGLIASRWVLAATQGQGGPCDIYSAGGTPCVAAHSTTRALYKNFNSALYQVKRGSDGATSNIPPLSPGGTANAAAQDSFCANTTCLISIIYDQSGRGNHLTQAPPGGAASGPDVDGYDYLASAVGAPVTMNGKKAYGVFIPPFTGYRNNNAKGIATGDEPEGMYAVFDGTHYNTGCCFDYGNAETNSRDTGNGHMEAIYFGTGDGSGRGTGSGSGPWIMADLENGLFSGHDPINNPADPTITSRFVTAIVKGKPNLWAIRGGNSVSGPLSTYYNGIRPANGYNPMSKEGAILLGIGGDNSNRAQGTFYEGVMTSGYPSDATENAVQANIVAAKYATTSLTSGPPLRAGASISLRATTSCCTNRYLTHTGAVVNTQVVTSSSSDILKQEASWTVRTGLGNSACFSFESHDSPGSFVRHSNYELVVNANDGSKLFAEDATFCPQAALNGQGNSIRSWSYPTRYWRHYNGLGYIASNGGPHNFDSPSVFNDDVSWVISAGFA, encoded by the coding sequence ATGTTTTCACAAGCTCATGTAGTTGCTCTTGGGCTGATAGCCTCAAGATGGGTGCTCGCAGCCacacaaggacaaggaggacCATGCGACATCTACTCAGCCGGAGGGACGCCCTGCGTCGCTGCACACAGCACCACACGTGCCCTCTACAAAAACTTCAACAGCGCACTCTACCAGGTGAAGCGTGGTTCTGACGGCGCCACCTCCAACATCCCGCCGCTGTCGCCAGGCGGAACagccaacgccgccgcccaggACTCCTTTTGCGCAAACACAACGTgcctcatcagcatcatctaCGACCAGTCCGGCCGGGGCAATCACCTCACGCAGGCTCCGCCCGGCGGTGCGGCAAGCGGCCCGGATGTCGACGGCTACGATTACCTCGCCAGCGCGGTGGGCGCCCCCGTCACGAtgaatgggaagaaggcgTATGGCGTCTTCATCCCCCCGTTTACGGGGTACCgcaacaacaacgccaagGGGATTGCCACCGGCGATGAGCCCGAGGGCATGTATGCCGTGTTCGACGGGACCCACTACAACACCGGGTGCTGCTTCGACTATGGAAACGCCGAGACGAATAGTCGTGATACCGGCAATGGCCACATGGAGGCGATTTACTTTGGCACGGGTGATGGGTCTGGTCGTGGAACTGGCTCTGGCAGCGGGCCTTGGATCATGGCTGATCTTGAGAACGGCCTCTTCTCAGGACATGATCCCATTAACAACCCTGCCGACCCGACCATCACGTCTCGCTTCGTTACCGCCATAGTCAAGGGAAAGCCAAACCTGTGGGCAATCCGAGGCGGTAATTCTGTCTCCGGCCCTCTATCAACTTACTACAATGGCATCCGTCCCGCCAACGGGTACAACCCCATGAGCAAAGAGGGTGCCATCCTGCTCGGCATAGGCGGCGACAACAGCAACCGCGCCCAGGGCACATTCTACGAAGGCGTCATGACATCCGGCTACCCATCAGACGCCACCGAAAACGCAGTCCAGGCCAAcatcgtcgccgccaaaTACGCAACCACCTCCCTCACCAGTGGTCCGCCATTGCGCGCCGgcgcctccatctcccttCGCGCCACCACATCCTGCTGCACGAACCGGTACCTCACGCACACGGGCGCCGTGGTGAACACCCAGGTCGTGACGTCGTCCAGCAGCGATATCCTTAAGCAGGAAGCCAGCTGGACAGTTCGCACTGGCCTGGGCAACAGCGCGTGTTTCTCGTTTGAGAGCCACGACTCGCCGGGTAGCTTTGTTAGACACTCGAATTACGAGCTGGTTGTGAATGCGAATGATGGGTCGAAGCTGTTTGCGGAGGATGCGACCTTTTGTCCGCAGGCTGCGCTGAATGGGCAGGGGAACTCGATTCGCTCGTGGAGTTATCCGACGCGGTATTGGAGGCATTATAATGGGTTGGGGTATATTGCTAGCAATGGGGGGCCGCATAACTTTGACTCGCCGAGTGTGTTTAACGATGATGTTAGTTGGGTGATTAGTGCTGGGTTTGCCTGA